Proteins from a genomic interval of Streptococcus oralis:
- the addA gene encoding helicase-exonuclease AddAB subunit AddA, with product MKPISFLTEEEIQKLQEAEANSSKEQKKTAEQIEAIYTSGQNILVSASAGSGKTFVMAERILDQLARGVEISQLFISTFTVKAATELKERLEKKISQQIQKTDDVDLKQHLGRQLAELPNAAIGTMDSFTQKFLGKHGYLIDIAPNFRILQNESEQLLLKNEVFHQVFEDHYQGENKESFSRLVKNFAGRGKDERGLRQQVYKIYDFLQSTSSPKKWLSNSFLKGFEEADFVIEKDKLTEQIKQALWDLESFLRYHLDNDAKEFPKATYLENVLLVLDEIGSLNQESDSQAYQAVLTRVVAISKEKNGRALANSSRKADLKPLADAYNEERKAQFAKLGQLADQITILDYQERYHGDTWELSKTFQTFMSDFVEAYRERKRQENAFEFADISHYTIEILENFPQVRKAYQERFHEVMVDEYQDTNHIQERMLELLSNGHNRFMVGDIKQSIYRFRQADPQIFNEKFQRYAQNPKEGKLILLKENFRSSLEVLSATNDVFGRLMDQEVGEINYDSMHQLVFANTKLTPNPDNKAEFLLYDKDDSGQEEEESQTETKLTGEMRLVIKEILKLHREKGVVFKEIALLTSSRSRNDQILLALSEYGIPVKTDGEQNNYLQSLEVQVMLDTLRVIHNPLQDYALVALMKSPMFSFDEDELARLSLQKVEDKVQENLYEKLLHAQKQETELKDLIHTALAEKLNQFMDILDSWRLYAKTHSLYDLIWKIYNDRFYYDYVGALPNGPARQANLYALALRADQFEKSNFKGLSRFIRMIDQVLEAQHDLASVAVAPPKDAVELMTIHKSKGLEFPYVFILNMDQDFNKQDSMSDVILSRQNGLGVKYISKVETGAVEAHYPKTIKLSIPSLTYIQNEKELQLASYSEQMRLLYVAMTRAERKLYLVGKGSREKLEAKEYPAANNGKLDSNTRLQARNFQDWIWAITKVFAKDNLNFSYRFVGEDQLTREAIGELENKSPLQDSSQADNRQSETIKEALEMLKEVEVYNTLHRAAIELPSVQTPSQIKKFYEPVMDMEGVQIANQTQSTEKKISFDLPDFSTKEKVTGSEIGSATHELMQRIDLSQQPTLATLEETLQQVQTSQAVRNKINLSKILAFFDTALGQEILANTDYIYREQPFSMLKRDEKSQENFVVRGILDGYLLYQDRIVLFDYKTDRYDEPSQLIDRYRSQLALYGEALSRAYSIQNIEKYLILLGKDEVQVVKV from the coding sequence ATGAAGCCCATTTCCTTTTTAACTGAGGAAGAGATTCAAAAATTGCAAGAAGCAGAAGCGAATTCGAGCAAGGAACAGAAGAAAACAGCCGAGCAAATCGAAGCCATCTACACTTCTGGTCAAAATATCCTCGTTTCAGCGTCTGCTGGTTCTGGGAAAACCTTTGTCATGGCAGAGCGCATTCTGGACCAATTAGCCCGTGGTGTCGAAATTTCTCAACTCTTTATCTCGACCTTTACCGTCAAGGCTGCCACTGAACTAAAAGAACGCTTGGAGAAAAAAATCAGCCAGCAAATCCAAAAAACCGATGATGTTGATCTCAAACAACACTTGGGAAGACAGTTGGCAGAACTACCAAACGCGGCCATCGGAACCATGGACTCCTTCACACAAAAGTTCCTCGGCAAACATGGCTATCTGATTGATATCGCACCGAACTTCCGTATTCTACAAAATGAAAGTGAACAGTTACTCTTAAAAAATGAGGTTTTTCATCAGGTTTTTGAAGATCATTACCAAGGTGAAAATAAAGAGAGCTTTAGTCGATTGGTCAAGAACTTTGCTGGACGTGGCAAGGATGAACGAGGTCTGCGCCAGCAAGTCTACAAAATCTATGATTTCCTCCAATCCACCAGTAGCCCCAAAAAATGGTTGAGTAACTCTTTCCTCAAAGGGTTTGAAGAAGCTGACTTTGTAATTGAAAAAGACAAATTAACTGAGCAAATCAAACAGGCGCTATGGGATTTGGAAAGTTTCCTCCGTTATCATCTGGATAACGATGCCAAGGAGTTTCCAAAAGCTACCTATTTAGAAAATGTGCTGTTGGTTCTGGATGAAATTGGTTCCTTAAATCAAGAGTCCGATAGCCAGGCTTATCAAGCAGTGCTTACGCGTGTTGTCGCCATCTCGAAAGAAAAAAATGGTAGAGCTCTAGCTAATTCTAGTCGTAAGGCCGATTTGAAACCACTGGCTGATGCCTACAACGAAGAAAGAAAGGCCCAGTTTGCTAAACTTGGACAACTAGCAGACCAGATAACAATTCTCGACTATCAAGAACGTTATCATGGAGACACCTGGGAGTTATCTAAAACTTTCCAAACATTTATGAGTGATTTTGTGGAGGCTTATCGTGAACGTAAACGCCAGGAAAATGCCTTTGAGTTTGCTGATATCAGCCATTACACCATTGAAATTTTAGAGAATTTCCCACAAGTCCGCAAGGCTTATCAGGAACGATTCCACGAAGTCATGGTCGATGAGTATCAGGATACCAACCACATTCAAGAACGGATGCTGGAATTGTTGTCTAATGGCCACAATCGCTTTATGGTGGGGGATATCAAGCAGTCCATCTACCGTTTCCGTCAGGCAGACCCGCAGATTTTCAATGAAAAATTTCAACGCTATGCACAAAATCCTAAAGAAGGCAAGTTGATTCTCCTCAAGGAGAATTTCCGTAGCAGTTTAGAAGTGTTGTCAGCAACCAATGATGTTTTTGGACGCCTTATGGACCAAGAGGTCGGCGAAATCAACTATGATAGCATGCACCAGCTTGTTTTTGCCAATACCAAACTAACTCCCAATCCAGACAACAAGGCAGAATTTCTCCTCTACGATAAGGACGACAGCGGACAAGAGGAGGAAGAGAGCCAAACAGAAACAAAACTCACAGGAGAAATGCGCCTAGTTATCAAGGAAATCTTGAAGCTCCATCGAGAGAAAGGTGTAGTCTTTAAGGAAATTGCCCTTTTGACCTCTAGCCGCAGTCGAAATGACCAGATTCTCCTCGCCCTGTCTGAGTACGGGATTCCTGTTAAAACCGACGGCGAACAAAACAACTACCTTCAATCCCTAGAAGTGCAAGTCATGTTAGACACCCTTCGTGTCATCCACAATCCCCTGCAAGACTATGCCTTGGTTGCCCTTATGAAGTCCCCAATGTTTAGCTTTGATGAGGACGAGTTGGCACGCTTGTCTCTTCAGAAAGTAGAAGATAAAGTCCAAGAAAATCTATATGAGAAACTGCTTCATGCTCAAAAACAGGAAACTGAACTGAAGGACTTAATTCACACAGCTTTAGCGGAAAAATTAAATCAGTTCATGGATATTTTGGATTCTTGGCGCTTGTATGCCAAAACTCACTCCCTTTATGATTTGATTTGGAAGATTTATAACGACCGTTTTTATTATGATTATGTTGGAGCCTTGCCTAACGGTCCTGCTAGACAAGCCAATCTCTATGCTTTAGCTTTGAGAGCAGACCAGTTTGAAAAGAGTAATTTCAAGGGCTTGTCGCGTTTTATACGTATGATTGACCAAGTCCTAGAAGCCCAGCATGACCTTGCAAGCGTGGCTGTCGCACCGCCAAAAGATGCCGTGGAACTCATGACTATTCACAAGAGCAAAGGGCTGGAATTTCCTTATGTCTTTATCCTCAACATGGATCAGGACTTCAACAAGCAAGACTCGATGTCAGACGTCATTCTCAGCCGTCAAAATGGGCTTGGTGTCAAATACATTTCTAAGGTGGAAACAGGAGCAGTGGAAGCACACTATCCTAAAACCATCAAACTCTCCATTCCTAGTCTAACTTATATCCAGAATGAGAAAGAACTGCAATTGGCTAGTTATTCAGAGCAGATGCGTCTGCTGTATGTTGCCATGACGAGAGCTGAGAGAAAGCTTTATCTTGTCGGTAAGGGTTCTCGTGAAAAGCTGGAAGCCAAGGAATACCCAGCAGCAAATAACGGAAAATTAGATAGCAATACCAGACTGCAAGCAAGAAATTTCCAAGATTGGATCTGGGCTATTACTAAAGTATTTGCCAAGGACAATCTCAACTTTAGCTATCGTTTTGTTGGTGAAGATCAGCTGACCAGAGAAGCTATCGGAGAGTTGGAAAACAAGAGTCCTCTACAAGATAGCTCTCAAGCTGACAACCGCCAGTCTGAAACGATTAAAGAAGCCCTTGAAATGCTGAAAGAGGTGGAAGTTTATAATACTCTTCACCGCGCAGCCATTGAATTACCAAGTGTTCAAACTCCAAGTCAAATCAAGAAATTCTACGAACCCGTTATGGATATGGAGGGTGTTCAAATTGCTAACCAAACTCAATCAACTGAGAAGAAAATCAGCTTTGATTTGCCAGATTTTTCAACTAAAGAAAAAGTCACTGGATCTGAGATTGGTAGTGCCACCCATGAACTGATGCAGAGAATTGACCTCAGTCAGCAACCAACACTTGCCACTCTGGAAGAAACTCTGCAACAAGTTCAAACTAGTCAAGCTGTCAGAAACAAGATTAATCTTTCTAAAATCCTAGCTTTCTTTGATACAGCACTTGGTCAGGAAATTCTCGCTAATACTGACTATATCTATCGTGAGCAACCTTTTTCCATGCTCAAACGAGATGAAAAGAGCCAAGAGAACTTTGTGGTTCGTGGAATTCTAGATGGGTATTTACTCTATCAAGACCGAATTGTCCTCTTTGACTATAAGACAGACCGTTACGATGAACCAAGTCAACTCATAGACCGCTATCGTAGTCAGTTAGCTCTATATGGAGAAGCCTTATCACGAGCCTATTCGATTCAAAACATAGAAAAATACTTGATTTTACTCGGTAAAGACGAGGTTCAAGTTGTAAAAGTATAA
- a CDS encoding ClC family H(+)/Cl(-) exchange transporter, whose translation MEEQSETLSSKKEFAFASSTILSQVGRGIIVGLAVGLIVGSFRFLIEKGFHLIQGLYQDQAHLVRDLFIIGLFYLIVSWLSAKLTRSEKDIKGSGIPQVEAELKGLMTLNWWSVLWKKYILGILAIASGLMLGREGPSIQLGAVGGKGIAKWLKSSPVEERSLIASGAAAGLAAAFNAPIAGLLFVIEEVYHHFSRFFWVSTLAASLVANFISLLIFGLTPVLDMPDNIPLMTLDQYWIYLLMGVFLGLSGFLYEKAVLNVGRVYDWVGQTIHLDRAYYPILAFILIIPVGIFLPQILGGGNQVVLSLTEQNFSFQILLAYFLIRFVWSMISYGSGLPGGIFLPILALGSLLGALVGVICVNLGLVSQQQFPIFVILGMSGYFGAISKAPLTAMILVTEMVGDIRNLMPLGLVTLVAYIIMDLLKGAPVYEAMLEKMLPEEATDEGEVTLIEIPVSDKIAGKQVHELNLPHNVLITTQVHNGKSQTVHGSTRMYLGDMIHLVIPKSEIGKVKDLLL comes from the coding sequence ATGGAGGAACAGTCAGAAACACTCAGTTCCAAGAAAGAATTTGCCTTTGCGTCAAGTACTATATTATCCCAAGTTGGACGAGGAATCATTGTTGGTCTCGCCGTCGGGCTCATTGTAGGATCCTTTCGTTTCTTAATTGAAAAGGGTTTCCACCTGATACAAGGACTCTATCAAGATCAAGCGCACCTAGTGCGCGATCTTTTTATCATTGGTCTATTTTATCTAATTGTTAGCTGGCTCAGTGCGAAATTGACTCGATCGGAAAAAGATATCAAGGGTTCAGGAATTCCTCAAGTTGAAGCCGAATTAAAAGGACTCATGACTCTTAACTGGTGGAGTGTCCTCTGGAAAAAATATATTTTAGGGATTCTTGCTATTGCCAGTGGCCTTATGCTAGGTAGAGAAGGGCCAAGTATTCAGCTTGGAGCAGTTGGTGGTAAAGGTATTGCCAAGTGGCTCAAATCCAGTCCAGTAGAGGAACGCTCCTTGATTGCCAGTGGTGCTGCAGCAGGATTAGCAGCTGCCTTTAATGCACCAATCGCAGGTCTTCTCTTTGTTATAGAAGAAGTTTACCACCATTTTTCACGCTTTTTTTGGGTCTCAACTTTAGCAGCTAGTCTCGTAGCAAACTTTATTTCTCTGCTCATATTTGGCCTAACCCCCGTACTGGATATGCCAGATAACATCCCTCTCATGACCCTAGACCAGTATTGGATATACCTCCTCATGGGAGTTTTTCTCGGGCTTTCTGGTTTTCTCTATGAGAAGGCTGTACTCAATGTTGGTCGAGTTTATGATTGGGTTGGCCAAACAATCCATTTAGATAGAGCTTATTATCCAATCCTAGCCTTTATCCTTATCATACCAGTCGGGATTTTCTTGCCACAAATTCTCGGTGGTGGAAATCAGGTCGTTCTTTCCTTGACTGAGCAAAATTTTAGTTTCCAAATTCTATTAGCTTACTTTTTGATTCGCTTTGTTTGGAGCATGATTAGTTATGGAAGTGGTCTCCCAGGAGGAATTTTCCTTCCCATTCTGGCTCTCGGTTCCTTACTTGGTGCCCTAGTTGGTGTCATTTGTGTCAACCTTGGGCTTGTCAGTCAGCAACAATTCCCTATATTTGTCATTTTAGGAATGAGTGGCTACTTTGGAGCAATTTCCAAGGCTCCCTTAACTGCTATGATACTCGTAACCGAGATGGTTGGAGATATTCGCAACCTCATGCCACTTGGCTTAGTGACCTTGGTTGCCTACATCATCATGGATCTACTCAAGGGGGCTCCAGTCTATGAGGCTATGCTAGAAAAAATGCTACCAGAAGAAGCAACAGACGAAGGAGAAGTTACCCTAATTGAAATCCCTGTATCAGATAAAATCGCTGGAAAACAGGTTCACGAACTCAACTTGCCACATAACGTACTCATCACCACCCAAGTCCATAATGGTAAGAGCCAAACAGTTCACGGCTCAACTAGAATGTATCTGGGTGATATGATTCACCTAGTGATTCCAAAAAGTGAAATTGGAAAAGTCAAAGATTTGTTGTTGTAA
- a CDS encoding ribonuclease HII, translating to MATIKEIKELLATVKDLDSPIFLKLEKDNRSGVQKEISKRKKAIQAELDEELRLESMLSYEKELYKQGLTLIAGVDEVGRGPLAGPVVAAAVILPKNCKIKGLNDSKKIPKKKHLEIFQVVQNQALSIGIGIMDNQVIDQVNIYEATKLAMKEAISQLRPQPEHLLIDAMKLDLPISQTSIIKGDANSLSIAAASIVAKVTRDELMKEFDQQYPGYDFTANAGYGTAKHLEGLEKLGVTQIHRISFEPVKTLVSTKKDK from the coding sequence ATGGCGACGATTAAAGAAATCAAAGAACTCCTTGCAACAGTCAAGGACTTAGATAGCCCTATTTTTTTAAAACTTGAAAAGGACAATCGCTCTGGAGTTCAAAAGGAAATCAGCAAGCGTAAAAAAGCCATTCAAGCTGAATTGGATGAGGAGCTTCGTTTGGAATCCATGCTTTCCTACGAAAAAGAACTTTACAAGCAAGGATTGACCTTGATAGCAGGTGTTGACGAGGTTGGCCGTGGCCCTCTGGCTGGTCCTGTAGTCGCTGCAGCCGTTATTTTACCTAAAAATTGCAAGATTAAAGGTCTCAACGACAGCAAAAAAATTCCTAAAAAGAAACATCTGGAGATTTTCCAAGTCGTTCAGAACCAAGCTTTGTCAATCGGCATTGGTATCATGGATAATCAAGTCATCGACCAAGTCAATATCTACGAAGCAACCAAACTAGCCATGAAGGAAGCAATCTCCCAGCTCCGTCCGCAACCTGAGCATCTCTTGATAGATGCCATGAAACTGGATTTACCCATTTCACAAACATCTATCATCAAAGGAGATGCAAACTCTCTCTCTATTGCAGCTGCATCTATAGTGGCCAAGGTGACACGAGATGAATTGATGAAGGAATTTGATCAGCAATATCCTGGCTATGATTTCACGGCTAATGCAGGATATGGAACAGCTAAACATCTAGAAGGATTGGAAAAACTAGGTGTCACCCAAATTCACCGAATCAGTTTTGAACCAGTCAAAACACTGGTTTCAACTAAGAAAGATAAGTAA
- a CDS encoding CPBP family intramembrane glutamic endopeptidase codes for MKRNKAIAVYLLGTFSQLVSVCLLFFLLNHFSIQSNLLTVLGIIVGGISSALWGIIVANHYFHIHFKKIVKDFFNIHTSYKYYLLSFFLIVLDFSFLMFGGKIIEFSWYLPFLMFFKFIVFGGIEEIGWRYVFQPILQEKLPYFHSTILTFFSWAIWHLLFFYIDGSLATLQTLPFLFGLLTNSFILSALYIKTKNLWICVMTHSIINVLSQLTIDTDRYETYLIKIFVILISCYMVIHKKDEYSRYK; via the coding sequence ATGAAAAGAAATAAGGCAATTGCGGTATATTTGCTAGGCACATTTAGCCAGTTAGTATCAGTTTGTCTCCTTTTCTTTCTCTTGAATCATTTCTCTATTCAGTCCAATCTGTTAACTGTTTTAGGAATCATTGTTGGTGGGATTTCTTCAGCTCTTTGGGGAATAATTGTTGCAAATCACTATTTTCATATTCATTTTAAGAAGATCGTAAAAGATTTTTTTAACATTCATACCAGTTATAAATACTATTTATTATCTTTCTTCCTTATTGTCCTTGATTTTTCTTTTCTAATGTTTGGTGGGAAAATAATAGAATTTAGCTGGTATCTCCCATTTTTGATGTTCTTCAAATTTATTGTCTTTGGTGGTATAGAAGAGATTGGATGGCGATATGTCTTTCAACCAATTTTACAAGAGAAGCTACCGTATTTTCACTCAACAATCCTAACCTTTTTCAGCTGGGCGATTTGGCATCTGTTGTTCTTTTACATAGATGGTTCCCTAGCAACACTGCAAACTCTACCGTTTTTATTTGGATTGCTGACAAATTCTTTCATACTCTCAGCTCTTTATATCAAAACAAAGAATCTTTGGATTTGCGTTATGACACATTCGATCATTAACGTCTTGTCTCAGCTAACCATAGATACTGATCGATACGAAACCTACCTGATTAAAATTTTCGTCATTTTGATATCCTGCTATATGGTAATACATAAAAAAGATGAGTATAGTCGGTATAAATAA
- the mazE gene encoding type II toxin-antitoxin system PemI/MazE family antitoxin has protein sequence MNTVKTRKVGNSLTVTIPKNLGMTEGQEMVVYKGIDGVIVLAPKLKDPFDGITDLRMTNDFEEVRSLDSEI, from the coding sequence ATGAATACAGTAAAGACTCGGAAGGTGGGGAATTCTCTCACTGTGACCATTCCTAAAAATTTGGGGATGACAGAAGGACAAGAAATGGTCGTCTACAAGGGGATAGATGGAGTCATTGTCTTAGCTCCAAAACTAAAAGATCCTTTTGATGGAATTACTGATTTGAGAATGACAAACGATTTTGAAGAGGTAAGGTCACTTGATAGCGAAATCTGA
- a CDS encoding type II toxin-antitoxin system PemK/MazF family toxin: MIAKSEYIPEKQDIIWLDFDPSVGREIQKRRPALVVSRREYALQTGFVAVCPITHGQQRLAEKGLLVPVSSDKVDGAVNPFQLYTFDFRMRNAQKITRMDTQCFQKVVQLYQYIFGDT; the protein is encoded by the coding sequence TTGATAGCGAAATCTGAGTATATTCCTGAAAAGCAGGATATCATTTGGCTGGACTTTGATCCATCAGTCGGTCGAGAAATCCAGAAACGGCGACCTGCCTTGGTCGTTTCTAGGAGAGAATATGCCTTGCAAACTGGTTTTGTGGCTGTCTGTCCTATCACTCACGGTCAACAACGATTGGCAGAAAAAGGCTTGCTCGTTCCTGTCTCGTCGGATAAGGTAGATGGCGCTGTCAATCCATTTCAACTTTATACCTTTGATTTTCGGATGCGTAATGCTCAAAAAATAACAAGAATGGACACACAATGTTTTCAAAAAGTCGTCCAACTTTACCAGTACATCTTCGGAGATACTTAA
- the ylqF gene encoding ribosome biogenesis GTPase YlqF produces the protein MATIQWFPGHMSKARRQVQENLKFVDFVTILVDARLPSSSQNPMLNKIVGDKPKLLILNKADLADPAMTKEWRQYFESQGIQTLAINSKEQVTVKVVTDAAKKLMADKIARQKERGIKIETLRTMIIGIPNAGKSTLMNRLAGKKIAVVGNKPGVTKGQQWLKTNKDLEILDTPGILWPKFEDDTVALKLALTGAIKDQLLPMDEVTIFGLNYFKKHYPDKLAERFKQMKIEEEAPVIIMDMTRALGFRDDYDRFYSLFVKEVRDGKLGNYTLDTLEDLDGDD, from the coding sequence ATGGCTACAATTCAATGGTTCCCGGGCCACATGTCTAAGGCTCGGCGACAAGTTCAGGAGAATCTAAAATTTGTTGATTTTGTGACGATTTTGGTGGATGCTCGGCTACCTTCATCTAGTCAAAATCCTATGTTAAACAAGATTGTGGGTGATAAACCGAAGCTCTTGATTTTAAATAAAGCGGACTTAGCAGATCCAGCAATGACCAAAGAATGGCGTCAGTATTTTGAATCACAAGGAATTCAAACTCTGGCTATCAACTCCAAAGAGCAAGTTACTGTAAAAGTTGTGACCGATGCTGCTAAAAAGCTCATGGCTGATAAGATTGCACGCCAGAAAGAACGCGGTATCAAAATCGAAACCTTGCGTACCATGATTATTGGAATTCCAAATGCTGGTAAGTCAACTCTCATGAACCGTTTGGCTGGGAAAAAGATTGCAGTGGTCGGCAATAAACCAGGTGTTACCAAGGGGCAACAATGGCTCAAAACCAATAAAGACCTTGAAATCTTAGACACACCAGGGATTCTTTGGCCTAAGTTTGAAGATGATACCGTCGCACTGAAACTAGCCCTAACAGGAGCAATTAAAGACCAGTTGCTTCCTATGGATGAAGTGACCATTTTTGGTCTCAATTATTTCAAAAAACATTATCCAGATAAGCTAGCTGAACGTTTCAAACAAATGAAAATTGAAGAAGAAGCACCTGTTATCATCATGGATATGACCCGTGCCCTCGGTTTCCGTGACGACTACGACCGTTTTTACAGTCTTTTCGTGAAGGAAGTTCGTGATGGAAAACTCGGTAACTATACCTTAGATACATTGGAAGACCTAGATGGCGACGATTAA